One genomic window of Notamacropus eugenii isolate mMacEug1 chromosome 6, mMacEug1.pri_v2, whole genome shotgun sequence includes the following:
- the LOC140510696 gene encoding serum amyloid A protein gives MKLLTGLFLLSLVLCVNSQGWFRETADFLNQARLGAGDMWRAYRDMREANFKNSDKYFHARGNYDAAKRGPGGVWAAEVLSDAREFLQGGSSGRGVEDSMADQEANRWGRSGKDPNRYRPKGLDPKY, from the exons ATGAAGCTCCTCACAGGCCTCTTTCTCTTGTCCTTGGTCCTGTGTGTCAACAGTCAGGGTTGGTTTCGAGAAACTGCGGACTTCCTTAATCAGGCTCGTCTAG GTGCTGGGGACATGTGGAGGGCCTACAGGGACATGCGTGAagccaattttaaaaattcagacaaATACTTCCATGCTCGTGGGAACTATGATGCTGCTAAGAGAGGACCTGGGGGCGTCTGGGCAGCTGAAGTGCTCAG TGATGCCCGGGAGTTCCTCCAGGGGGGCAGCTCTGGCCGGGGTGTGGAAGATTCCATGGCAGACCAGGAAGCCAACAGATGGGGCCGAAGTGGCAAAGATCCCAATCGCTACAGACCAAAAGGCTTGGACCCCAAATACTAA